The following proteins come from a genomic window of Corallococcus sp. NCRR:
- a CDS encoding pilus assembly protein TadG-related protein, with the protein MKRSSPQRGQTLVLFVLSMLLLLLMVALTLSFTMKVRERIEVQTVADAAAYSNAVATARTFNTIAVSNRAEIAHMVANAGAASLLNWASLYRGELNAAKMGYGAWVPVYQAFATAGCPCAWSNGFCARMCQCGVRGVTDLGRLMTMLQREDLRVEAVFQALDPMVGLQMRLHQVAAGALYASSYADFRSLKDKVNDQGFANDILGDLVAGKNPHDAGWRAPSAGNVSKNELADNALCVGGGAVCDPLPLTVAHSVDAAMGSRGFTFVTSRLLQQYIAHEANLAFVITPPDIVTLPFAAGTAHFGKPILQYGLFPPYAPAVTAEDEGEVAFIYNHIAHGGGPPCPVMVGGIVPTLALFAASGGVMPTPTHMWFGGTDPAPFARHMLAPCLGGPSSCPGIWPPFLDYNLTELWPNGADNNFGQPKNFAVIQRDRSNMSAMEQDPWNLAFRFRFKASNPNPNAGRFDNTSATMADGVTPLGIQTALSTGIAYYHRGRSLGISHWSEPPNLLNPYWRATLVPVDTDESGLDDAINALGSSSPSSADTIRELRRVGFRGFQ; encoded by the coding sequence ATGAAGCGCTCCTCCCCCCAGCGCGGTCAGACCCTGGTGCTGTTCGTCCTCAGCATGCTGCTGCTGTTGCTGATGGTGGCCCTCACGCTGTCGTTCACCATGAAGGTGCGCGAGCGCATCGAGGTGCAGACGGTGGCGGACGCGGCCGCGTACTCCAACGCGGTGGCCACGGCGCGCACGTTCAACACCATCGCTGTCTCCAACCGCGCGGAGATCGCCCACATGGTGGCGAACGCCGGCGCGGCCAGCCTGCTCAACTGGGCCAGCCTCTACCGCGGCGAATTGAACGCGGCGAAGATGGGCTACGGGGCGTGGGTGCCCGTCTACCAGGCGTTCGCCACCGCGGGCTGCCCCTGCGCCTGGAGCAACGGCTTCTGTGCGCGCATGTGCCAGTGCGGCGTGCGTGGCGTGACGGACCTGGGCCGGCTGATGACCATGCTCCAGCGCGAGGACCTGCGCGTGGAGGCCGTCTTCCAGGCGTTGGATCCGATGGTGGGCCTGCAGATGCGCCTGCACCAGGTGGCGGCGGGCGCGCTGTACGCCTCCTCGTATGCGGACTTCAGGAGCCTCAAGGACAAGGTGAACGACCAGGGCTTCGCCAACGACATCCTGGGAGACCTGGTGGCGGGGAAGAACCCTCACGATGCGGGGTGGCGGGCGCCCTCCGCGGGCAACGTCTCCAAGAACGAGCTGGCGGACAACGCACTGTGCGTGGGCGGAGGCGCGGTCTGTGATCCGCTGCCGTTGACGGTGGCCCACAGCGTGGACGCGGCCATGGGCAGCCGCGGCTTCACCTTCGTCACGTCACGCCTGCTCCAGCAGTACATCGCGCACGAGGCGAACCTGGCCTTCGTCATCACTCCGCCGGACATCGTCACGCTCCCGTTCGCCGCCGGCACGGCCCACTTCGGCAAGCCCATCCTCCAGTACGGGCTCTTTCCCCCCTACGCTCCCGCCGTCACGGCCGAGGACGAGGGCGAGGTGGCCTTCATCTACAACCACATCGCGCATGGCGGTGGGCCGCCGTGCCCGGTGATGGTGGGCGGCATCGTGCCGACCCTTGCCCTGTTCGCGGCCTCCGGTGGCGTCATGCCCACGCCCACGCACATGTGGTTTGGCGGCACGGATCCGGCGCCCTTCGCGCGGCACATGCTGGCGCCGTGTCTGGGTGGCCCGTCCAGTTGCCCGGGCATCTGGCCGCCGTTCCTGGACTACAACCTGACGGAGCTGTGGCCCAACGGCGCGGACAACAACTTCGGGCAGCCGAAGAACTTCGCGGTCATCCAGCGCGACCGCAGCAACATGTCCGCGATGGAGCAGGACCCGTGGAACCTGGCGTTCCGCTTCCGCTTCAAGGCGAGCAACCCGAACCCGAACGCGGGTAGGTTCGACAACACCAGCGCGACCATGGCGGACGGCGTCACGCCGCTGGGCATCCAGACGGCGCTGTCCACGGGCATCGCGTACTACCACCGTGGCCGCAGCCTGGGCATCTCCCACTGGAGCGAGCCGCCCAACCTGCTCAACCCGTACTGGCGCGCCACGCTGGTGCCGGTGGACACGGACGAGTCGGGTCTGGATGACGCCATCAACGCGTTGGGTTCCAGCTCTCCTTCCTCCGCCGACACCATCCGGGAACTGCGGCGCGTGGGCTTCAGGGGGTTCCAGTGA
- a CDS encoding TadE/TadG family type IV pilus assembly protein, with translation MSARSPREAGESGQALVEAALSLPLVTFLILGALQLFLMMQARVMTHYAAFRATRAGSVAHGDCERMTHAAILALIPTFHSFMGQGTGSLNGPLGRGAGSDAPRLLAEAFAARMNNRYAGSGGAGPGLDGVHNRSIVWIQRDLAGGGVDSPEDSDFDRPGHLRRLEVQLVFWYPLRIPFANWVMSRMFLAHFSLRSYTGAANPLLIPERNANWNGSDVTASHVLDGELGAELADRVLNRQYVFPIITTFTMRMMTPVKSRFFATMACPR, from the coding sequence ATGAGCGCACGATCCCCCCGTGAAGCAGGCGAATCCGGCCAGGCCCTGGTGGAGGCCGCGCTGTCGCTGCCACTGGTGACGTTCCTCATCCTGGGCGCGTTGCAGCTCTTCCTGATGATGCAGGCGCGGGTGATGACGCACTACGCGGCCTTCCGCGCGACGCGCGCGGGCAGCGTGGCGCACGGGGACTGCGAGCGGATGACCCACGCGGCCATCCTGGCGCTGATTCCGACCTTCCACTCGTTCATGGGGCAGGGGACGGGTTCGCTCAACGGTCCCCTGGGCCGAGGCGCGGGTTCGGACGCGCCCCGGCTGTTGGCGGAGGCGTTCGCGGCGCGGATGAACAACCGCTACGCGGGCTCCGGCGGTGCGGGCCCCGGCCTGGACGGCGTCCACAACCGCAGCATCGTGTGGATCCAGCGGGACCTGGCGGGCGGCGGCGTGGACAGCCCGGAGGACAGCGACTTCGACCGGCCGGGCCACCTGCGGCGGCTGGAGGTGCAGCTGGTGTTCTGGTACCCGCTGCGCATCCCGTTCGCCAACTGGGTGATGTCGCGCATGTTCCTGGCGCACTTCAGCCTGCGTTCCTACACGGGCGCCGCGAATCCGCTGCTCATCCCGGAGCGCAACGCCAACTGGAACGGCAGCGACGTGACGGCGTCGCACGTGCTGGACGGTGAGCTGGGCGCGGAGCTGGCGGACCGCGTGCTCAACCGGCAGTACGTCTTCCCCATCATCACCACGTTCACCATGCGAATGATGACGCCCGTGAAGTCGCGTTTCTTCGCCACCATGGCCTGTCCCCGGTGA
- the ileS gene encoding isoleucine--tRNA ligase, with protein sequence MSDAPSRKDLDATVHLPRTEFPMKGNLGQLEPRLLAWWREQDVWTQLLAKNAGREPFVLADGPPYANGHLHAGHALNKVLKDIVVKFRNLSGRPCDFIPGWDTHGLPIEQAVEKRLKEQKLDKRTLSRDALLERCREYALEFVDIQRAEFQRLGVFGTWDAPYRTLDFSYEAQEVRELAAFARRGMLYRRKKPVAWCLQDQTALAEAEVEYAEHTSPSAYVAFDAGPALLEKLPQLKGQRVSFVIWTTTPWTLPANLAIAVNAGFEYVFYRLEDRVLCVAKDLLAKVLAEVKSDELAVKHVQLPTGEVSSPALVDPSRILAYATGEDLEHVTYQHPFLERQGRVVLGEHVTLDAGTGLVHTAPGHGQEDYEVGLKYGLDIYNPVRADGRYDDTVGEVLAGRRVFEANPVVLDLLVQRGALLNDRSDTLTHSYPHCWRCHQPVIQAATYQWFIPMDAPFHGTQTFRQVVLDQVDQVRWVPSWGQSRIRGMLEGRPDWCISRQRSWGVPIPIAYCDGCDDAVVSPEVMERVAAAVEREGAGVWYRTPVKEFLGQDFTCPRCGKGEFHRETDILDVWFDSACMASAVLAKRQRVPADLFLEGSDQHRGWFHSSLLVSVGTRDVAPYKACLTHGFVVDGQGEKMSKSRGNTVAPDKVIQQYGAEVLRLWVAASDYRNDVRLSDAILKGLSEGYRKIRNTLRYALGNLHDFDPAKDAVAGDQLLPLDKWARGRLAQVAARVRQAYEDYEFHLVYATVVDFCANDLSAVYFDILKDRLYTAKQDGAARRGAQTVLHEALTVLLPLLAPVMSFTAEEAWQHLPGERAKSVFLAGFTEVKATMPPELEARYAKLFAVRSAVQGVLEVARRDKRIGASLEARVVLSAMGTVRGVLEAHLAELPGLFIVSQVELADAPSDSAKVMDVSQTFGDGVSLSIDVLPALGIKCPRCWVYSEAVGQGGDVCLKCREALS encoded by the coding sequence ATGAGCGACGCCCCCTCCCGCAAGGACCTCGACGCCACCGTCCACCTGCCGCGCACGGAGTTCCCCATGAAGGGGAACCTGGGCCAGCTCGAACCGCGCCTGCTCGCCTGGTGGCGGGAGCAGGACGTGTGGACCCAGCTGCTCGCGAAGAACGCGGGCCGTGAGCCCTTCGTGCTGGCGGACGGGCCGCCGTACGCCAACGGCCACCTGCACGCCGGGCATGCGCTCAACAAGGTGCTGAAGGACATCGTGGTGAAGTTCCGGAACCTCTCCGGACGCCCGTGTGACTTCATCCCCGGCTGGGACACTCACGGTCTGCCCATCGAGCAGGCGGTGGAGAAGCGCCTCAAGGAACAGAAGCTGGACAAGCGCACCCTGTCGCGTGACGCGCTGCTGGAGCGCTGCCGCGAGTACGCGCTGGAGTTCGTGGACATCCAGCGCGCGGAGTTCCAGCGGCTGGGCGTCTTCGGGACGTGGGACGCGCCCTACCGGACGCTCGACTTCAGCTACGAGGCGCAGGAGGTCCGCGAGCTGGCCGCGTTCGCGCGCCGGGGCATGCTGTACCGACGCAAGAAGCCCGTGGCGTGGTGCCTCCAGGACCAGACCGCGCTCGCGGAGGCGGAGGTGGAGTACGCGGAGCACACCTCGCCGTCCGCGTACGTGGCCTTCGACGCGGGGCCGGCGCTGCTGGAGAAGCTGCCGCAGCTGAAGGGACAGCGTGTGTCCTTCGTCATCTGGACCACCACGCCGTGGACGCTGCCGGCCAACCTGGCCATCGCGGTGAACGCCGGGTTCGAATACGTCTTCTACCGGCTGGAGGACCGCGTCCTCTGCGTGGCGAAGGACCTGCTGGCGAAGGTGCTGGCGGAGGTGAAGTCGGACGAGCTCGCGGTGAAGCACGTGCAGTTGCCCACGGGCGAGGTGTCGTCACCGGCGCTGGTGGATCCGTCTCGCATCCTCGCGTACGCGACGGGCGAGGACCTGGAGCACGTGACGTATCAGCACCCGTTCCTGGAGCGGCAGGGGCGCGTGGTGCTGGGCGAGCACGTCACGTTGGACGCGGGCACGGGGCTGGTGCACACGGCGCCGGGACATGGCCAGGAGGACTACGAGGTCGGTCTGAAGTACGGCCTGGACATCTACAACCCGGTGCGCGCGGACGGCCGCTACGACGACACGGTGGGCGAGGTGCTCGCGGGCCGGCGCGTGTTCGAGGCGAACCCGGTGGTGCTGGACCTGCTGGTGCAGCGGGGCGCGCTGCTCAACGACAGGTCGGACACGCTCACGCACAGCTATCCGCACTGCTGGCGCTGCCACCAGCCGGTCATCCAGGCGGCGACGTATCAGTGGTTCATCCCGATGGATGCGCCGTTCCACGGCACGCAGACCTTCCGGCAGGTGGTGCTGGATCAGGTGGACCAGGTGCGGTGGGTGCCGTCGTGGGGACAGTCGCGTATCCGGGGCATGCTGGAGGGCCGCCCGGACTGGTGCATCAGCCGGCAGCGCAGCTGGGGCGTGCCGATTCCCATCGCGTACTGCGACGGGTGTGACGACGCGGTGGTGTCCCCGGAGGTGATGGAGCGGGTGGCGGCGGCGGTGGAGAGGGAGGGCGCGGGCGTGTGGTACCGCACGCCGGTGAAGGAGTTCCTCGGGCAGGACTTCACGTGTCCTCGCTGCGGCAAGGGTGAGTTCCACCGCGAGACGGACATCCTGGACGTGTGGTTCGACTCGGCGTGCATGGCGTCCGCGGTGCTGGCGAAGCGGCAGCGCGTGCCGGCGGACCTGTTCCTGGAGGGGAGTGATCAGCACCGGGGCTGGTTCCATTCCTCGCTGCTGGTGTCGGTGGGCACGCGCGACGTGGCGCCCTACAAGGCCTGCCTGACACACGGCTTCGTGGTGGATGGCCAGGGCGAGAAGATGTCCAAGAGCCGGGGCAACACGGTGGCGCCGGACAAGGTCATCCAGCAGTACGGCGCGGAGGTGCTGCGCCTGTGGGTGGCGGCGAGCGACTACCGCAACGACGTGCGCCTGTCGGACGCCATCCTCAAGGGGCTGTCGGAGGGCTACCGGAAGATCCGCAACACCTTGCGGTACGCGCTGGGCAACCTGCACGACTTCGACCCGGCGAAGGACGCGGTGGCCGGGGACCAGCTGTTGCCCCTGGACAAGTGGGCGCGCGGACGGCTGGCGCAGGTGGCCGCCCGAGTGCGGCAGGCGTACGAGGATTATGAGTTCCACCTCGTCTACGCGACGGTGGTGGACTTCTGCGCCAATGATTTGTCAGCCGTGTACTTCGACATCCTGAAGGACCGGCTCTACACGGCGAAGCAGGACGGAGCCGCGCGGCGGGGTGCGCAGACGGTGTTGCACGAGGCGCTCACGGTGCTGCTGCCGCTGCTGGCGCCGGTGATGAGCTTCACGGCGGAGGAGGCGTGGCAGCACCTGCCGGGCGAGCGCGCGAAGAGCGTGTTCCTGGCGGGCTTCACGGAGGTGAAGGCCACGATGCCGCCGGAGCTGGAGGCGCGCTACGCGAAGCTCTTCGCGGTGCGCAGCGCGGTGCAGGGCGTGCTGGAGGTGGCGCGGCGGGACAAGCGCATCGGCGCGTCGCTGGAGGCCCGCGTGGTGCTGAGCGCCATGGGCACGGTGCGCGGGGTGCTGGAGGCGCACCTCGCGGAGTTGCCCGGGCTGTTCATCGTGAGCCAGGTGGAGCTGGCGGATGCTCCATCTGACTCAGCGAAGGTCATGGATGTTTCACAGACCTTCGGTGACGGTGTATCGCTGTCCATAGACGTGCTTCCGGCCCTGGGCATCAAGTGCCCCCGCTGCTGGGTGTACTCCGAAGCAGTGGGGCAGGGTGGGGATGTCTGTCTCAAGTGCCGTGAGGCATTGAGCTGA
- a CDS encoding sigma 54-interacting transcriptional regulator yields the protein MTAPNPHPDDIHTNPGDVGLELSSQSPLLGETLVVDPRASVKLHKCRLVVTSGPDTGRSMVSDKERLRCGAHPGNDLVLVEDRTASRHHFEVQYTERGHLLVDLNSTNGTFLDGRRIERAYLSPGSQIRAGSSVITFAPMDEAVAVEPDREGELCGMVGQSVKMRQVFGLIKRIAPMDVSVIIQGETGTGKELVSSAIHELSGRKKGPMVVLDCGAIPPNLIESELFGHEKGAFTGATSSRPGAFERAQGGTIFLDELGELRLDLQPKLLRVLENREVRRVGGNDVIEVDCRVIAATHRDLVKEIAAGNFREDLYFRLSVIHIQLPPLRQRRDDIPLILKQALAEPEVVEKHGRKRFSAEALGLLMAYAWPGNVRELMNVLSHVLTFSEGEEILPSHLPPRVRGQAREGPLPFNEHLAFKDAKEQLLENFEREYVTSVLTRCEGNLSRAARESGLHRKSIERLVKKYQLDAKGLKPR from the coding sequence ATGACCGCACCCAACCCGCATCCCGACGACATCCACACCAATCCCGGAGACGTCGGCCTCGAGCTGTCCTCCCAGTCCCCCCTCCTGGGGGAGACCCTGGTGGTGGATCCGCGCGCCAGCGTGAAGCTGCACAAGTGCCGGCTCGTGGTGACGTCCGGGCCGGACACCGGGCGCTCCATGGTCAGCGACAAGGAGCGGCTGCGCTGCGGGGCCCACCCGGGCAACGACCTGGTGCTCGTGGAGGACCGCACCGCCAGCCGCCACCACTTCGAGGTGCAGTACACCGAGCGCGGCCACCTGCTGGTGGACCTGAACTCCACCAACGGCACCTTCCTGGACGGCCGCCGGATTGAACGGGCCTACCTGTCCCCGGGCTCGCAGATCCGCGCCGGCTCCTCCGTCATCACCTTCGCCCCCATGGACGAAGCGGTGGCGGTGGAGCCCGACCGCGAGGGCGAGCTGTGCGGCATGGTGGGCCAGAGCGTGAAGATGCGGCAGGTGTTCGGGCTCATCAAGCGCATCGCGCCCATGGACGTGTCCGTCATCATCCAGGGCGAGACGGGCACCGGGAAGGAGCTGGTCTCCAGCGCCATCCATGAGCTGTCCGGCCGCAAGAAGGGCCCCATGGTGGTGCTGGACTGCGGCGCCATCCCGCCCAACCTCATCGAGAGCGAGCTGTTCGGCCATGAGAAGGGCGCCTTCACCGGCGCCACCTCCAGCCGCCCCGGCGCCTTCGAGCGCGCGCAAGGGGGCACCATCTTCCTGGACGAGCTGGGCGAGCTGCGCCTGGACCTCCAGCCCAAGCTGTTGCGCGTGCTGGAGAACCGCGAGGTGCGCCGGGTGGGCGGCAACGACGTCATTGAAGTGGACTGCCGGGTCATCGCCGCCACCCACCGCGACCTGGTGAAGGAGATCGCCGCGGGCAACTTCCGCGAGGACCTCTACTTCCGCCTGTCCGTCATCCACATCCAGCTGCCGCCCCTGCGCCAGCGCCGGGACGACATCCCGCTCATCCTCAAGCAGGCGCTGGCGGAGCCGGAGGTGGTGGAGAAGCACGGCCGCAAGCGCTTCTCCGCGGAGGCCCTGGGGCTGCTCATGGCCTACGCCTGGCCCGGCAACGTGCGCGAGCTGATGAACGTGCTCTCCCACGTGCTGACCTTCTCCGAGGGCGAGGAGATATTGCCCTCCCACCTGCCCCCGCGCGTCCGGGGCCAGGCCCGCGAGGGGCCGCTGCCCTTCAACGAGCACCTGGCCTTCAAGGACGCCAAGGAGCAGCTGCTGGAGAACTTCGAGCGCGAGTACGTCACCAGCGTCCTCACCCGCTGCGAGGGCAACCTGTCCCGCGCCGCCCGGGAGAGCGGGCTGCACCGCAAGTCCATCGAGCGGCTGGTGAAGAAGTATCAGCTCGACGCCAAGGGGCTGAAACCGCGCTGA
- a CDS encoding pilus assembly protein: MHRHLRRHRRQARGQSIVEAALGVTLFVTILVFGIHFAEVGFLSLKVQEAAVSALWNGTHGEMHDIPLDYGSAHDSMRQAGEDAQARYADFNGLSSVNRGDTITQVFTRGSDLRVNCRRNGGLDWDGPVLTRLMYRDEGGTACTSQANLSSWNIPTRFLDQNSETGLYKEQHQDPTHANIQVCGIGRAVGGTCRGSFSMLVDDWGLSNEIESSKCVLFQDMALPCTNGPFYAATKGVYEPTTLPIPTYASFLAMDALFMNPLPPLVLMQRENTFWMSAAGEESQFMQAFISRPTPLGNLWNTSPGALIGITTPHYGLGYLDRNGCFLGKDC; encoded by the coding sequence ATGCATCGCCACCTTCGTCGTCACCGCCGGCAGGCGCGGGGCCAGTCCATCGTCGAGGCGGCCCTCGGCGTCACGCTGTTCGTCACCATCCTGGTGTTCGGCATCCACTTCGCGGAGGTGGGCTTCCTGTCGCTGAAGGTGCAGGAGGCCGCCGTGTCCGCGCTGTGGAACGGCACGCACGGGGAGATGCACGACATCCCCCTGGACTACGGCTCGGCGCATGACTCCATGCGGCAGGCGGGCGAGGACGCGCAGGCGCGGTACGCGGACTTCAACGGCCTGTCGTCCGTCAACCGCGGCGACACCATCACGCAGGTGTTCACGCGGGGCTCGGACCTGCGGGTGAACTGCCGCCGGAACGGGGGCCTGGACTGGGATGGTCCTGTGCTGACCCGGCTGATGTACCGCGACGAGGGCGGCACGGCGTGCACGTCGCAGGCGAACCTGAGCTCCTGGAACATCCCCACCCGGTTCCTCGACCAGAATTCGGAGACGGGGCTGTACAAGGAGCAGCACCAGGACCCGACCCACGCCAACATCCAGGTGTGTGGCATTGGCCGCGCGGTGGGCGGCACGTGCCGGGGCAGTTTCTCCATGCTCGTGGATGACTGGGGGCTCTCCAATGAGATCGAGTCCTCCAAATGCGTGCTGTTCCAGGACATGGCGCTGCCGTGCACCAATGGGCCGTTCTACGCGGCCACGAAGGGTGTCTACGAGCCCACCACGCTGCCCATCCCGACCTACGCCAGCTTCCTGGCCATGGACGCCCTCTTCATGAATCCGCTGCCGCCCCTGGTCTTGATGCAGCGGGAGAACACCTTCTGGATGAGCGCGGCGGGTGAGGAGAGCCAATTCATGCAGGCCTTTATCAGCAGGCCTACGCCCCTGGGCAACCTGTGGAACACGTCCCCCGGCGCGCTGATTGGCATCACCACACCCCACTATGGTCTGGGCTATCTGGACCGGAACGGCTGTTTCCTTGGAAAGGACTGCTGA